GACGACCGGCTGACCGCCGGGTTCATCGCCGACGGCCACCACCTCCCGGCCGACACGCTGACCGCGATGGTCCGGGCGAAGGGGCTGCACCGGTCGCTGCTGGTCTCCGACTCGGTGGCGCTGGCGGGCCTGCCGCCGGGGCGTTACCGGGCCCCGGTCGGCGGCGAGGTCGACCTCGGCGCGGACGGACGGCTGGTCCGCTCCGGCACCCCCTATCTGGCCGGGGCCGCACGCAGCCTGGCCGACGGGGTCGCACTGGCGGTGGACCTGGCCAGGATCGGGCTGGGGGACGCGGTCCGGCTGGCCACCGAGCAGCCGGGCGGGTTCGTCGGCGGCCGGGGCCGGATCGAGGTCGGCGCCCCGGCCGACCTGCTGCGCTTCGCCTGGGAGCCCGGTGCGTCGACGCTCGCGGTCGACCGCGTCCACCTGCTCGGCCAGGACGTCACCGCAGCGCCGTAGCCGCCCCGGCACCGCCTCCGGGTGCTGCCCGGCGGCCGAGGTGGGACGAGTACGGACCATTTCCGGCCATCTTCGCCCAACCGCGCCGTGCGTACTCCTGCTTTGCCTCGGGGCGGACTAGGTTGGCCCTGCGGATGGTTGCTTATGGCACATATCTCATGGTGCGGGCCAGGACTCGGCCCTCCCTCCCCGAAGGAGGTCAGCTCCGTGCAGGTGACTGTTGATCAGGACCGTTGTTGCAGCTCGGGGCAGTGCGTGCTGCTCGCCCCGGCGGTGTTCGACCAGAGCGAGGACGACGGAGTCGTCCAGCTGCTGCTGCCCCGGCCACCCGAGGAACTGCACGGCGCCGTCCGGGCGGCGGTCGGCATCTGCCCCGGGCGTGCCATCTCCGTGCAGGACGCGTAGCCCGGCCCCGGAGCGCCGCGCCGCTCCGCGTCGGAATCCGTACCGCCGAACCGTGAAGGAGATTCCCCGTGACCACGACGGAGCCCACCGACACCCTCACCTTCCCCGCGCCGCGCGGCGGCTGCCCCTTCGCTCCGCCGCCGGCCTACACGGAGGCCCTGGAACAGCGCCCGGTCAGCCGGATCACGCTCTGGGACGGGTCGCCGGCCTGGCTCGTCACCCGGCACGAGGACGTCCGCACCGTGATGGGCGACCGGCGGTTCAGCGCCGACGCCGCCAAGCCGGGCTTCCCCTTCTTCAGCGGCGGCCGCCGGGAGCTGGCCGTCCAGAACCCGACCTTCATCCGGATGGACGACCCCGAACACGCCCGGCTGCGCCGGATGCTGACGGGGGACTTCATCATCAAGCGGGTGGAGGCGATGCGCCCGGAGATCCAGGGCATCGTCGACGACTTCCTGGACACCATGACCGGGCACCACCCGCCCGCCGACCTGGTCGCCGAGTTCGCGCTGCCGGTGCCGTCGCTGGTGATCTGCCTGCTGCTCGGCGTCCCCTACGCCGACCACGCGTTCTTCCAGGAGCGCAGCGCCCTGCTGCTGGACAACCGGGTCCCGGCCGCCGAGGTCACCCGGGCCCGCGACGAACTCGCCTCCTATCTCGTGGAGTTGGCGGCGCGCAAGGCCAAGGAGCCGGACGACCGGATCATCAGCCGGCTCGTCGACCGGGGCGACCTCAACCGCGCCGAGATCGCCGGCATGAGCCTGTTGCTGCTGGTCGCCGGACACGAGACCACCGCCAACATGACCGCCCTGTCGACCCTGGCCCTGCTGCGCGACCCGGTCCAACTGGCCAGGCTCAGGGCCGAACCCGAGCTGGTCAAGGGCGCGGTGGAGGAGCTGCTGCGGTTCCTGAGCATCGTCCAGAGCGGCACCACCCGGGTCGCGACCGAGCCGGTGCAGCTCGGGGACCGGCTCGTCGGGGCCGGGGAGGGCGTGGTCTGCATGCTCGCGACGGCCAACCGGGACAGCTCGGTGTTCCCGGACCCGGACCGGCTCGACCTGGGCCGCGACGCCCGGCGGCAGGTCGCCTTCGGCTTCGGCGTGCACCAGTGCCTGGGCCAGCCGCTGGCCCGGGTGGAGCTGCAGATCGCCCTGGAGACCCTGTTCCGGCGGCTGCCGGAGCTGCGGCTCGCGGTCCCGGTCGAGGAGATCCGCTTCCGGAACGACAGCGTGGTCTACGGCGTGGAGTCGCTGCCGGTCTCCTGGTGAACCCACGCGCCGCGGCCACCGCCCCGTCCCCTCGGCGGGGCGGGGGTCGCGACGGTACCGCCCCGTGCTCAGTCCCGCTGCACGATCATCTTTCCGGTGTTCCCGCCGCGCAGCATCGACAGGAAGGCGTCCACGATCCGGTCGAAGCCGGTCACCAGCGTCTCGTCGAGCGGGAGTCGGCCGCTGAGCAGGTGCGGGACCACGAACTCGGTCAGCTCCTGCTGCAGATCGCGGTAGTCGCGGACCAGGAAGCCCTCCATTCGGAGGCTCTTCTCCACGATGTCGGCGTAGTTGAACCGCACCGGCGGAGCGTCCGGGGTGTTGTACTGGCCGACGGTGCCGATCCGCACCACCCGGCCGCGCTCGCGCAGCGCGCCGATCGCCGCCGCCAGCTGCTCGCCGCCGACACTGTCGACGAAGACGTCGATGCCGGTCGGCGCGGCCTTCGCCAGCAGCTCGGCGGCCGGGCCCGCGTGGTAGTCGAAGGCCGCGTCGTAGCCGACCCGCTCGGTGAGGTGGGCGGCCTTCGCCGGGGAGCCCGCGCTGCCGACCAGCCGTCCGGCACCCATCAGCCGGGCGAGCCGCCCGGTGGCGGTGCCGACGCCGCCCGCCGCCGCCGAGACGAAGAGGTCGTCCCCCTCGCGGAGCCGGGCGATCCGGCTGAGGCCGACATAGGCGGTGAGCCCGGTGCCGCCGAGGATGCCCAGGTACGCGGGGAGCGGCACGCCCGCGTCCTGCGGCAGGACCCTGGCCTCGTCCGGGCGGACCACCGAGTGGGTGCGCCAGCCGTGCCGGTGGAAGACCAGCTCGCCCTCGGCGAGCGCCGGATCGCGGGAGTCGGTCACCCGGCCGAGGGTGCGGCCCTCCAACGGCGAGTCGAGCGCGAAGTCGCCGTCCATCATCTCCCGGTGGTAGGGGTCGACCGACCAGTAGAGGTTCTCCACCAGAGCGGTGTCGGGTGCGGGTTCCGGGACCGGCGACTCGGCGAAGCGGAAGTGCTCGGGGGTGGGGAAGCCGGAGGGACGGGCGATCTGGTGGACGGTGAGCGC
The Streptacidiphilus albus JL83 genome window above contains:
- a CDS encoding ferredoxin, producing MQVTVDQDRCCSSGQCVLLAPAVFDQSEDDGVVQLLLPRPPEELHGAVRAAVGICPGRAISVQDA
- a CDS encoding cytochrome P450; translated protein: MTTTEPTDTLTFPAPRGGCPFAPPPAYTEALEQRPVSRITLWDGSPAWLVTRHEDVRTVMGDRRFSADAAKPGFPFFSGGRRELAVQNPTFIRMDDPEHARLRRMLTGDFIIKRVEAMRPEIQGIVDDFLDTMTGHHPPADLVAEFALPVPSLVICLLLGVPYADHAFFQERSALLLDNRVPAAEVTRARDELASYLVELAARKAKEPDDRIISRLVDRGDLNRAEIAGMSLLLLVAGHETTANMTALSTLALLRDPVQLARLRAEPELVKGAVEELLRFLSIVQSGTTRVATEPVQLGDRLVGAGEGVVCMLATANRDSSVFPDPDRLDLGRDARRQVAFGFGVHQCLGQPLARVELQIALETLFRRLPELRLAVPVEEIRFRNDSVVYGVESLPVSW
- a CDS encoding NADP-dependent oxidoreductase, which encodes MQPTMNRSSSGATALTVHQIARPSGFPTPEHFRFAESPVPEPAPDTALVENLYWSVDPYHREMMDGDFALDSPLEGRTLGRVTDSRDPALAEGELVFHRHGWRTHSVVRPDEARVLPQDAGVPLPAYLGILGGTGLTAYVGLSRIARLREGDDLFVSAAAGGVGTATGRLARLMGAGRLVGSAGSPAKAAHLTERVGYDAAFDYHAGPAAELLAKAAPTGIDVFVDSVGGEQLAAAIGALRERGRVVRIGTVGQYNTPDAPPVRFNYADIVEKSLRMEGFLVRDYRDLQQELTEFVVPHLLSGRLPLDETLVTGFDRIVDAFLSMLRGGNTGKMIVQRD